One window of the Acaryochloris sp. CCMEE 5410 genome contains the following:
- a CDS encoding DUF4347 domain-containing protein, giving the protein MPHTALPPNVLPGLTVASMQSSDPSSIVIIDAAVDQYRYLLMSPLDGMAVHILNGQEDGIAQIVSLLKQHQRLSRLFLFCQGASSQLILGKTALSDTNLWMYADTIREWRHYFAQDAEILIHGCNLNTNRMGQALISWLGLLARVCVQVV; this is encoded by the coding sequence ATGCCACACACTGCATTGCCCCCCAACGTATTGCCTGGACTGACTGTTGCGTCTATGCAGTCTTCTGACCCGTCTTCGATCGTGATCATTGATGCAGCGGTAGATCAGTACCGTTATTTGTTGATGAGCCCGCTTGACGGTATGGCAGTACATATTCTTAATGGGCAGGAAGATGGTATTGCCCAAATTGTATCTCTGTTGAAGCAGCACCAACGGTTGTCGAGACTGTTCTTATTCTGTCAGGGAGCGTCTAGCCAGCTTATTTTGGGTAAGACTGCTTTAAGTGATACCAATCTGTGGATGTATGCAGATACCATTAGAGAATGGCGCCACTATTTTGCTCAAGATGCTGAAATTTTAATTCATGGATGTAACCTGAATACGAATCGAATGGGTCAAGCTTTGATCTCGTGGTTGGGCTTGCTGGCAAGGGTCTGTGTACAGGTTGTCTAA
- a CDS encoding YdeI family protein, translating into MQVTVTFKATSRKEWRDWLTQHHQSASEIWLLSDDRPGVPTVSYLDSVEEAICFGWIDGIAKRISSVEKAQRFTPRRPRSHWTELNKERTRRLIKLGLMTSAGQKKLPDLSLPFDIADDIITAIQAEPKAWTHFKTFPDLYIRVRIGYIEEMRKRPEDFDKRLKNFISKTAAGKRFGQWNDGGRLG; encoded by the coding sequence ATGCAGGTAACGGTAACCTTCAAAGCCACCAGCCGAAAAGAGTGGCGAGATTGGCTCACCCAACATCATCAATCCGCATCTGAGATTTGGTTACTCTCGGACGATCGGCCTGGAGTCCCGACGGTTTCTTACCTCGACTCTGTTGAAGAAGCTATTTGTTTTGGCTGGATCGACGGGATTGCCAAACGCATTTCCAGCGTTGAAAAAGCCCAGCGATTTACCCCCCGTCGCCCCCGCAGCCACTGGACTGAACTTAACAAAGAACGGACTCGACGCTTGATTAAATTGGGGTTGATGACCTCAGCCGGACAAAAAAAGCTGCCAGATCTGTCATTACCGTTTGATATTGCCGATGACATCATCACAGCCATCCAGGCAGAGCCCAAGGCATGGACCCACTTCAAGACCTTCCCCGATCTCTACATCAGAGTACGCATCGGATATATCGAAGAAATGCGAAAGCGGCCAGAAGACTTTGATAAACGCCTGAAAAATTTTATCTCCAAGACCGCTGCAGGCAAGCGCTTTGGCCAATGGAATGATGGAGGTCGATTAGGGTAA
- a CDS encoding NB-ARC domain-containing protein, whose protein sequence is MSRAKSRSQRKRGVVLSPQGWQRLQEAQHQFEAANNNGLPYTIEDLTELTQLSPNTLSKVRACKHAVDRKTLKAYFNTFGLDLTSSDYTSPSPKPTADQTPLPTTISRPQQDWGEAMDVSIFHGRVEELATLGQWVRTDHCRLLCILGMGGIGKTALTVKLAQQLQQEFDFIIWRSLRNAPYLTSLLGELVPFLSHQQPLETDIRLLLQCLQTARCLVVLDNIETILQPEQQTGYYRPGYEDYAELFRVVGESQHQSCVLLTSREKPAEIAMFEGVELPVRSLTIGGALDMALALVKNQQLKGTAEEKQTLCESYGCSPLALKITASSIHDLFDSDIAQFLAEETIIFSGVRRLLNQQFERLSPLERLLMYWLAINREWTTTLDLKTDLIPTITTAHLLEALESLVSRCLIESRRGQYTQQPVVMEFVIRKLTQQISYELLSQDVSLCSQLAIVKAQAKDYLRDIQTGLILQPVLDQLLITLGNTQAIADHLTKLLDHLRHQPIVQAGYTPGNIINLLRQIGTDLSGYDLSHLPIWQANLQDISLHHVNFTESDLSQSLFTHTFGAVFAVALNPAQSLVAAADANGNIYLWQISNGQQLLALKGHTAWISSIAFSPNGDRLASGSFDHTLRIWDIDTGQCLNTLTGHQDAIWSVAFSREGDILASCSSDQTIRLWNLAEGRCLNVLQEHDAPVHSVAFSPTSHYLASSSADSTIKLWDLETGQCITTFQGHNETVWSVAFSPTSHYLASGSNDKTMRLWDIQSGQCLMSLSGHSNAIVSVDFSADGQTLASGSQDNTIRLWDTSSGHCVACFTDHTSWVWSVAFAHSSNLLASGGQDRSVRLWNIAKGKCFRTFSGFTNTVWSLVFTPEGNRLISGSQDGWIRFWDTQRGDCLQAHQQEGFVSTVAISPDGHLLASGGYAQDNKLKIWDLDNDRLYSNLPVSFDVTRAITFSPDGNLLACTSDLGDLQLWDVNAGLCTQRLQGHSNAIWSVAFSPDGCLLASGGMDQTLRLWQVENGSCCEVFEYSGWVGELAFSPQGDLLASFSAGEPVVILQPLSDLQCRHKLTGHLNLISAIDFSQDGTLLASCSFDQTIRIWDIQTGQCLQICHGHTSSVWSVVFSPCGQMVVSGGSDETIKFWNIHTGECLRTVHLPGPYEGMNITGITGVTHAQQATLKALGAIEDHSLHEA, encoded by the coding sequence ATGTCTAGGGCCAAAAGCCGTTCGCAACGTAAGCGAGGTGTGGTTCTTTCTCCCCAGGGCTGGCAGCGACTCCAAGAGGCCCAGCACCAATTCGAAGCCGCCAACAATAATGGATTACCTTACACCATCGAAGATTTGACAGAGCTGACTCAGCTCAGCCCGAACACCCTCAGCAAAGTTCGAGCCTGCAAACATGCCGTCGATCGTAAAACCCTGAAAGCTTACTTCAATACTTTTGGACTTGATCTAACATCATCAGACTATACTTCACCCTCCCCTAAACCAACAGCGGATCAAACACCACTCCCGACAACAATTTCAAGACCTCAGCAAGATTGGGGGGAAGCCATGGACGTCTCCATCTTTCATGGCCGAGTTGAAGAATTAGCCACCTTGGGCCAGTGGGTGAGAACTGACCATTGTCGGCTCCTTTGCATTCTGGGCATGGGCGGCATTGGCAAAACCGCGCTAACGGTCAAATTAGCTCAGCAACTGCAACAGGAATTCGACTTTATCATTTGGCGGTCCCTGCGTAACGCCCCGTATTTAACCTCCTTACTAGGAGAACTGGTGCCTTTTCTGTCCCATCAGCAACCCTTAGAAACAGATATACGACTGCTGTTGCAATGTCTGCAAACTGCTCGCTGTTTAGTCGTTCTGGACAATATCGAAACCATTTTGCAGCCAGAGCAGCAGACGGGATACTATCGACCTGGCTATGAAGACTACGCAGAGCTATTCCGGGTTGTGGGTGAATCCCAGCACCAAAGTTGTGTGCTACTCACGAGTCGAGAAAAGCCAGCTGAGATCGCAATGTTCGAAGGCGTCGAGCTACCGGTCCGGTCCCTAACCATTGGTGGGGCTTTAGATATGGCCCTGGCGTTAGTCAAGAATCAGCAGTTAAAGGGAACGGCTGAGGAGAAACAAACCCTATGTGAATCTTATGGCTGTAGTCCCTTAGCCTTGAAGATTACTGCCAGCTCCATTCATGACCTATTTGACAGTGATATTGCCCAGTTCCTAGCCGAAGAAACCATTATTTTCAGCGGAGTCCGACGTTTACTGAATCAACAGTTTGAGCGACTTTCTCCATTAGAAAGACTTTTAATGTACTGGCTCGCCATCAACCGAGAATGGACCACCACCCTAGACCTAAAAACAGACCTCATACCCACCATAACCACCGCCCATCTCTTAGAGGCACTAGAATCCCTCGTATCCCGGTGTTTAATTGAATCGCGACGGGGTCAATATACTCAACAGCCTGTGGTGATGGAGTTTGTCATTCGCAAACTCACCCAGCAGATTAGTTATGAGCTACTCAGCCAAGACGTGTCCTTATGCAGTCAACTCGCGATTGTCAAAGCTCAAGCCAAAGATTATTTACGAGATATCCAAACCGGTCTAATTTTGCAGCCCGTCTTAGACCAACTGCTGATCACCTTGGGCAATACGCAAGCCATTGCCGATCACCTCACAAAACTGCTAGACCACCTTCGACATCAACCTATCGTGCAAGCAGGCTATACACCAGGCAACATTATCAATTTACTGCGCCAGATCGGTACAGATCTCAGTGGGTATGATTTGTCCCATCTCCCCATTTGGCAAGCCAACCTACAGGATATTTCGCTCCATCATGTCAATTTCACAGAGTCAGATTTATCTCAATCGCTGTTCACCCATACTTTCGGTGCGGTCTTTGCCGTCGCGTTAAACCCTGCTCAATCCCTCGTGGCTGCTGCCGATGCCAACGGCAATATTTATCTATGGCAAATCTCGAATGGTCAACAACTGTTAGCCCTAAAAGGGCATACGGCCTGGATTTCCTCCATCGCCTTCTCTCCCAATGGCGATCGCCTCGCAAGTGGTAGTTTTGATCACACCCTTCGCATCTGGGATATCGATACAGGACAGTGCCTTAATACCTTGACAGGGCACCAGGATGCCATTTGGTCCGTTGCATTCTCCAGAGAGGGTGATATTCTAGCCAGCTGCAGTTCAGACCAAACGATTCGTCTATGGAATCTTGCAGAGGGTCGCTGCCTCAATGTTCTGCAGGAGCATGATGCACCGGTTCATTCGGTTGCCTTTTCGCCTACAAGCCACTATCTCGCCAGCAGTAGTGCGGACTCCACCATAAAGCTCTGGGATTTGGAGACGGGTCAGTGCATCACCACCTTTCAAGGACACAACGAAACGGTGTGGTCGGTTGCCTTTTCGCCTACAAGCCATTATCTCGCCAGTGGCAGCAACGATAAAACCATGCGCCTATGGGATATCCAGTCTGGCCAGTGCTTGATGAGTTTATCTGGCCATAGCAATGCAATTGTGTCTGTTGATTTCTCAGCCGATGGGCAAACCCTCGCGAGTGGAAGTCAAGACAACACGATCCGACTATGGGATACCTCTTCCGGTCATTGTGTCGCTTGCTTCACGGATCATACGAGTTGGGTCTGGTCGGTCGCTTTTGCTCACTCCAGCAATCTATTGGCTAGTGGCGGTCAAGATCGATCCGTTCGTCTTTGGAATATTGCGAAGGGTAAGTGTTTCAGAACGTTCTCGGGGTTTACCAATACCGTCTGGTCTTTAGTCTTTACGCCAGAGGGGAATCGGCTCATTAGTGGATCTCAAGACGGATGGATTCGATTTTGGGACACCCAGAGGGGCGATTGCCTACAAGCCCATCAACAAGAAGGTTTTGTGTCGACTGTCGCTATTAGCCCAGACGGACATCTGCTGGCCAGTGGTGGATATGCTCAAGACAACAAGCTCAAAATATGGGACTTAGACAACGACCGCTTGTATTCCAACTTGCCCGTTTCCTTTGATGTCACGCGAGCGATCACCTTTAGCCCTGACGGTAATCTGCTCGCCTGCACCAGTGACTTAGGAGACTTGCAACTCTGGGATGTCAATGCTGGCCTCTGTACTCAACGTTTACAAGGGCACAGCAATGCGATTTGGTCAGTTGCATTCTCGCCCGATGGCTGTTTACTCGCCAGTGGCGGCATGGACCAAACACTACGACTCTGGCAAGTTGAGAATGGCAGCTGTTGCGAAGTCTTTGAATATTCAGGCTGGGTTGGCGAATTAGCCTTTTCACCCCAGGGTGATCTCCTAGCCAGTTTTTCTGCTGGTGAGCCAGTGGTGATCCTCCAACCATTGAGTGACCTACAGTGCCGTCATAAGTTAACTGGACATCTGAATTTGATCAGTGCCATTGACTTTTCTCAGGATGGAACCCTCTTAGCAAGCTGTAGCTTTGATCAGACCATTCGAATTTGGGACATTCAGACCGGCCAGTGCCTCCAAATCTGTCACGGGCATACCAGCTCTGTCTGGTCGGTCGTCTTTAGTCCCTGCGGTCAAATGGTCGTCAGTGGAGGGAGTGATGAAACCATCAAATTCTGGAATATTCATACAGGGGAATGCTTGAGAACGGTGCACTTGCCAGGCCCCTATGAAGGCATGAATATCACGGGTATAACAGGTGTCACTCATGCTCAACAAGCGACGCTGAAAGCGTTAGGGGCAATTGAAGATCACAGTCTTCATGAAGCCTGA